Genomic DNA from Paenibacillus sp. MBLB1832:
TTCATTTTTCCTATATCAATTTTTAGAAAAAAAGTCCCCTATAGCTTCACTATAAGGGACGCTGTTTTAATGTGTCATTTTCCCCACGAACTCACCTAATTTGTACCATACCCAGCCCAATGCCTCATCGACTTGTTTGACTTCGCCAGAGATATGCGCCGTCGAGGCAAGGTTGACCGTGCCGTCAATCACAACCACATTACCCGTCACATCGCCTTCCACCTTCAGTTCGCCGCGCTTGACGACAAGATCGCCGTTAACTGTATGACCTTGTGGAACAATAACCGTATCCCCTTGAATAACGACATCTTGCAAATTGCTTCCCTGCACCATGAGACTTTTCTCATCATCCCACATCGACACGTAACTTCCAAACATGACCGCTCCGAACACGATAGAAACCGAAACCGCTGGATGTCTGCGGACCCACTCAGTCCAACTATTTTTCTTCTTCATCGGTGGTAGTCCGCTCATGATCTGTGCAGTTAGTGTATCAGGTACTTGGATAGATGGCAGCATTCGAACCATAGCATCTG
This window encodes:
- a CDS encoding zf-HC2 domain-containing protein; translated protein: MNCKEALPLIHEYLDGDLPKSETLHLKEHLIACQVCNTRFKQLEKTDAMVRMLPSIQVPDTLTAQIMSGLPPMKKKNSWTEWVRRHPAVSVSIVFGAVMFGSYVSMWDDEKSLMVQGSNLQDVVIQGDTVIVPQGHTVNGDLVVKRGELKVEGDVTGNVVVIDGTVNLASTAHISGEVKQVDEALGWVWYKLGEFVGKMTH